One part of the Salvia hispanica cultivar TCC Black 2014 unplaced genomic scaffold, UniMelb_Shisp_WGS_1.0 HiC_scaffold_953, whole genome shotgun sequence genome encodes these proteins:
- the LOC125200405 gene encoding uncharacterized protein LOC125200405 yields MRRDDGNECLKNFCQGVREIFGEHYLHSPDAADCQFLLDWHWRTHGFPGMLGSIDCMHWQWKNCPTAWRGQFTTGYKGPSIEFTANGNVHNMGYYLADGIYPQWPVFLKTIRCPLGDRRRYFARAQESARKDVERAFGVLQSRFALVKGPTRFFYQGDIADIMYACIIMHNMIIEDEHEGVLDVTNDPSVASSSHGVSTESARQGVPHNEHERFQAFMDIHQKEAHQALQHDIIEELWQDTELVIP; encoded by the exons ATGCGGCGAGACGACGGCAACGAGTGCCTGAAGAATTTCTGTCAGGGCGTGCGAGAGATATTTGGGGAGCACTACCTTCACTCGCCGGACGCAGCTGACTGCCAGTTCCTACTGGATTGGCACTGGAGGACCCACGGCTTTCCGGGGATGCTCGGCAGCATCGACTGTATGCACtggcagtggaagaactgcccaACCGCGTGGCGAGGCCAGTTCACTACCGGCTACAAAG GCCCCTCCATCGAATTCACGGCCAATGGCAATGTGCATAACATGGGGTACTACCTGGCTGACGGCATCTATCCGCAATGGCCCGTGTTtctgaagacgatcagatgccCACTCGGAGATAGAAGAAGGTATTTTGCCCGAGCGCAAGAGTctgcgcgcaaggatgtggagagggcatttggggtgctccaatcgcgatTTGCACTGGTAAAGGGCCCGACGCGCTTTTTCTACCAGGGGGATATTGCCGatatcatgtatgcgtgcatcatcatgcataacatgatcatcGAAGATGAACACGAAGGCGTCCTCGACGTCACCAACGACCCAAGTGTTGCATCATCGAGTCACGGTGTCTCAACCGAGTCCGCCCGCCAGGGTGTACCGCACAACGAACATGAACGGTTCCAGGCGTTCATGGACATACACCAGAAGGAGGCCCATCAAGCACTACAACacgatatcatcgaagaattgtgg CAAGATACAGAGCTAGTCATTCCATAG
- the LOC125200400 gene encoding protein CUP-SHAPED COTYLEDON 3-like, which translates to MMMLGVEEILCEVERDDEQGSLPPGFRFHPTDEELITFYLASKVFNGSFCGVHIAEVDLNRCEPWELPDAAKMGEREWYFFSLRDRKYPSGLRTNRATGAGYWKATGKDREVVSGANGGLLGMKKTLVFYKGRAPRGEKTKWVMHEYRLDGDFSCRHTAKDEWVICRIFHKAAEKKSLVQGQSYLMRGYNPATSLPPLLEPPPTLDHHHQFLYHTVQEQSELKALINQDLSLKELSMAIAIQCKKESDIRSHLQLQYGCGGDGSGNSKYEYPFVFGGNLAIPSATATVDTAVDHVMSNEPAFRWW; encoded by the exons atgatgatGTTGGGAGTGGAAGAGATTCTGTGTGAGGTTGAGAGAGATGATGAGCAAGGCAGCCTCCCTCCTGGCTTCAGATTCCACCCCACCGATGAAGAGCTCATCACCTTCTACTTAGCTTCCAAGGTCTTCAACGGCAGCTTCTGCGGCGTCCACATCGCTGAAGTCGACCTCAACCGATGCGAGCCGTGGGAGCTTCCTG ATGCGGCGAAAATGGGGGAGAGGGAGTGGTATTTCTTCAGCTTGAGAGACCGGAAGTACCCGAGCGGGCTGCGAACAAACCGGGCGACCGGCGCTGGCTATTGGAAGGCAACGGGGAAAGATAGGGAGGTGGTGAGCGGTGCGAATGGGGGCCTTCTTGGGATGAAGAAAACCCTAGTTTTTTACAAAGGCAGAGCCCCCCGAGGGGAGAAGACCAAGTGGGTCATGCACGAGTACCGCCTCGACGGCGACTTCTCCTGCCGCCACACCGCCAAG GATGAGTGGGTGATATGCAGAATTTTCCACAAGGCAGCTGAGAAGAAGAGCTTGGTGCAAGGCCAGAGCTACTTAATGAGAGGGTACAACCCAGCTACTTCATTGCCTCCATTGCTAGAGCCACCACCAACACTCGaccatcatcatcaatttCTCTATCACACTGTTCAAGAGCAATCGGAGCTCAAAGCCCTAATCAACCAAGACTTGAGTTTGAAGGAGCTAAGCATGGCCATTGCCATACAGTGCAAGAAAGAGTCTGATATACGGAGCCATTTGCAGTTGCAGTATGGGTGTGGTGGTGATGGGAGTGGAAACAGCAAATATGAATATCCATTTGTTTTTGGGGGAAATCTGGCAATCCCATCAGCAACAGCAACAGTGGATACAGCTGTTGATCATGTGATGTCAAATGAGCCGGCTTTTAGATGGTGGTAG
- the LOC125200404 gene encoding increased DNA methylation 3-like yields MDENGGIVDLNNSKDAGEETHHSDSMQLVTYPRTCSSAQPFALPLVPVPKVEEWCSNTSVVLTGTACKGGTGPPIGITDIGESKSAYYFCIALPGVKKDPGEFSCDVQRDGKVCVRGVTSTGGKIVQKYSRVYEMKFQQQSPPGPFTLFFNLPGPVDPRLFSPHFRSDGIFEAVVAKY; encoded by the exons ATGGATGAAAATGGTGGGATAGTGGACCTGAATAACAGCAAAGATGCAGGGGAAGAGACGCACCATTCTGATTCTATGCAATTGGTTACGTATCCAAGGACTTGCAGTTCTGCCCAGCCGTTTGCTTTGCCCCTTGTGCCTGTTCCAAAGGTGGAAGAATGGTGTTCGAATACGTCTGTTGTCTTGACTGGTACAGCTTGTAAAGGGGGGACTGGACCACCTATTGGCATCACAGACATTGGTGAGAGCAAATCTGCATATTACTTTTGTATTGCTCTACCTGGCGTCAAGAAAGATCCTG GTGAATTCAGCTGTGATGTTCAAAGGGACGGAAAGGTCTGTGTTCGAGGTGTGACTTCGACTGGTGGTAAGATCGTCCAAAAATATTCCCGAGTATACGAAATGAAATTCCAGCAACAATCACCCCCTGGACCCTTCACGCTCTTCTTCAATCTGCCAGGGCCCGTCGACCCTAGGTTGTTCTCTCCCCATTTCAGATCCGATGGCATCTTCGAAGCCGTTGTTGCAAAGTACTGA